A DNA window from Anas acuta chromosome 4, bAnaAcu1.1, whole genome shotgun sequence contains the following coding sequences:
- the BMP3 gene encoding bone morphogenetic protein 3 isoform X1, with protein sequence MAASARWVLCLCLGWGCLCLALGDVPKARRLGLRRRAALAGAQGGRARAAAGDYSLGQRRAERLQPGDKVSEHMLRLYDQYSGGQAAAARPQDPPGLPAPSLRRGNTVRGFRPLAAGSPGSQEPYVFNLTSLTKSENILSASVYYYIGDLLNAKWNCSQSRGCSHGHRKPEIQVHLSVWTFPSVGNQTRSLGRFLINVSSAYGDVLSWQWKDITQVLHEAKQNNELLIGIKMDLTSHHPWKRAPSYYEPYILIYANDSAISEPESVVSSLQGHRNPLTRVFPRPESHVRSSSGKRRRKRSTNVLLPLQNNELPGAEYQYNEDERWEDRKSYKTFQPRLAERAKSKKKQRKNHHQKSQTLQFDEQTLKKARRKQWNEPRYCARRYLKVDFADIGWSEWIISPKSFDAYYCSGECQFPIPKALKPSNHATIQSIVRAVGVVPGIPEPCCVPDKMSSLSILFFDENKNVVLKVYPNMTVESCACR encoded by the exons ATGGCAGCATCGGCCCGCTGGGTGCTGTGCCTgtgcctgggctggggctgcctgtgcCTGGCGCTGGGGGACGTGCCCAAGGCTCGCCGGCTTGGGCTGCGGCGACGAGCTGCCCTGGCAGGAGCTCAGGGCGGCCGAGCCAGAGCCGCGGCAGGTGACTACAGCCTGGGACAGCGGCGGGCAGAGCGGCTGCAGCCAGGGGACAAGGTGTCGGAGCACATGCTGCGGCTCTACGACCAGTACAGCGGGGGGCAGGCGGCAGCAGCGCGGCCCCAGGACCCGCCGGGGCTGCCGGCTCCGTCCCTCCGCCGGGGCAACACCGTGCGCGGCTTTCGGCCGCTGGCTGCAG ggagCCCTGGAAGCCAGGAGCCGTATGTTTTTAACTTGACTTCACTCACCAAGTCTGAAAATATCTTGTCTGCTTCGGTGTATTACTATATCGGTGATCTGCTGAATGCTAAGTGGAACTGTTCACAATCCAGAGGCTGTTCTCATGGGCACAGAAAACCTGAAATTCAAGTACATCTTTCAGTTTGGACCTTTCCTTCTGTTGGGAACCAGACCCGCAGTCTGGGACGTTTCCTAATAAATGTCTCCAGTGCTTACGGGGATGTCCTTTCCTGGCAGTGGAAGGATATCACTCAGGTCCTGCacgaagcaaaacaaaacaatgaactTCTGATCGGTATCAAAATGGATTTGACAAGTCATCACCCATGGAAAAGGGCACCTTCTTACTACGAACCTTACATTCTGATATATGCCAATGACTCTGCTATTTCAGAGCCAGAGAGCGTTGTCTCTAGTTTGCAAGGGCACCGTAATCCTCTGACAAGGGTCTTTCCTAGGCCAGAAAGCCACGTAAGGAGCAGCAGTGGGAAGCGGCGGCGGAAACGCTCTACAAATGTCCTGTTGCCATTGCAGAACAATGAGCTTCCAGGAGCTGAGTACCAGTACAATGAGGATGAGAGATGGGAAGACAGAAAATCATACAAAACATTCCAGCCACGTTTGGCAGAGAGGgcaaagagtaagaaaaagcagaggaagaatcATCACCAGAAGAGCCAGACTCTGCAGTTTGATGAGCAAACCTTGAAGAAGGCGAGGAGGAAGCAATGGAATGAGCCAAGGTATTGCGCCCGGCGCTATCTCAAGGTGGATTTTGCAGATATTGGCTGGAGCGAGTGGATTATTTCCCCTAAATCCTTTGATGCCTATTACTGCTCGGGGGAATGCCAGTTCCCCATTCCTAAG GCCTTGAAGCCATCCAACCATGCCACCATCCAGAGTATAGTGAGAGCAGTCGGAGTAGTCCCGGGCATTCCTGAGCCTTGCTGTGTTCCGGACAAAATGTCTTCTCTCAGCATCTTGTTCTTTGACGAAAATAAGAATGTGGTTCTTAAGGTGTACCCCAACATGACAGTGGAATCCTGTGCGTGCAGATAA
- the BMP3 gene encoding bone morphogenetic protein 3 isoform X2 → MYLPLPQELYSTGIQAMRCSRCEVLSCPAHGCCSKALHRSPGSQEPYVFNLTSLTKSENILSASVYYYIGDLLNAKWNCSQSRGCSHGHRKPEIQVHLSVWTFPSVGNQTRSLGRFLINVSSAYGDVLSWQWKDITQVLHEAKQNNELLIGIKMDLTSHHPWKRAPSYYEPYILIYANDSAISEPESVVSSLQGHRNPLTRVFPRPESHVRSSSGKRRRKRSTNVLLPLQNNELPGAEYQYNEDERWEDRKSYKTFQPRLAERAKSKKKQRKNHHQKSQTLQFDEQTLKKARRKQWNEPRYCARRYLKVDFADIGWSEWIISPKSFDAYYCSGECQFPIPKALKPSNHATIQSIVRAVGVVPGIPEPCCVPDKMSSLSILFFDENKNVVLKVYPNMTVESCACR, encoded by the exons ATGTACCTGCCTTTACCTCAGGAGTTATATTCCACAGGAATACAAGCAATGAGGTGTTCTCGCTGTGAAGTACTTTCCTGCCCAGCTCATGGCTGCTGTTCTAAAGCTCTACATA ggagCCCTGGAAGCCAGGAGCCGTATGTTTTTAACTTGACTTCACTCACCAAGTCTGAAAATATCTTGTCTGCTTCGGTGTATTACTATATCGGTGATCTGCTGAATGCTAAGTGGAACTGTTCACAATCCAGAGGCTGTTCTCATGGGCACAGAAAACCTGAAATTCAAGTACATCTTTCAGTTTGGACCTTTCCTTCTGTTGGGAACCAGACCCGCAGTCTGGGACGTTTCCTAATAAATGTCTCCAGTGCTTACGGGGATGTCCTTTCCTGGCAGTGGAAGGATATCACTCAGGTCCTGCacgaagcaaaacaaaacaatgaactTCTGATCGGTATCAAAATGGATTTGACAAGTCATCACCCATGGAAAAGGGCACCTTCTTACTACGAACCTTACATTCTGATATATGCCAATGACTCTGCTATTTCAGAGCCAGAGAGCGTTGTCTCTAGTTTGCAAGGGCACCGTAATCCTCTGACAAGGGTCTTTCCTAGGCCAGAAAGCCACGTAAGGAGCAGCAGTGGGAAGCGGCGGCGGAAACGCTCTACAAATGTCCTGTTGCCATTGCAGAACAATGAGCTTCCAGGAGCTGAGTACCAGTACAATGAGGATGAGAGATGGGAAGACAGAAAATCATACAAAACATTCCAGCCACGTTTGGCAGAGAGGgcaaagagtaagaaaaagcagaggaagaatcATCACCAGAAGAGCCAGACTCTGCAGTTTGATGAGCAAACCTTGAAGAAGGCGAGGAGGAAGCAATGGAATGAGCCAAGGTATTGCGCCCGGCGCTATCTCAAGGTGGATTTTGCAGATATTGGCTGGAGCGAGTGGATTATTTCCCCTAAATCCTTTGATGCCTATTACTGCTCGGGGGAATGCCAGTTCCCCATTCCTAAG GCCTTGAAGCCATCCAACCATGCCACCATCCAGAGTATAGTGAGAGCAGTCGGAGTAGTCCCGGGCATTCCTGAGCCTTGCTGTGTTCCGGACAAAATGTCTTCTCTCAGCATCTTGTTCTTTGACGAAAATAAGAATGTGGTTCTTAAGGTGTACCCCAACATGACAGTGGAATCCTGTGCGTGCAGATAA